The following is a genomic window from Acidobacteriota bacterium.
GGCGACAACGTCCTGGAGGCCGGACACGTTACTCGCCCGCGATCTGCGTGCTGAGCACGGCCTCGTCGCCGCCGAACTGCTGGAACAGCGACGTGAGGCCCGGGTACAGGAAGCCGACCTGGAACAGGACGAGGAACGGCAGCGTGCCGTAGATGCCGTTGACGAGGGCGTAGACGACAGTGAACGTGAAGTACAGGCCCAGCGCCACTTCGGCGAGGGGTTGCCACAGCATCATCTGGTGGTACTTCTTGCCGGCCCAGTCGTCGCCCGTGCGTTCGACGCCGTGCTTGGGCGTGCGGACGAACTCGGTCTGGCGGCCGGCGATCGCTTCGATCACCGCGCGCGTGTTGTTGATCGACAGGCCGATGCCCACCGCCATCAGCAGCGGCAGGTACTTGATGCGTTCGGTCCAGGTCTGCGGATACGCCTGCATCTGCGAGAACGCGTAGAAGTTGACCACCGAGAACGTCGCCGCGAAGAACAGCGGGATGTCGATGAGCAGCATCTCCGACCAGCCCATGTTGTAGCGCACGTACATGGACGGGAACATCAGCACGCACAGCGCCACCATCAACAGGTAGTTGAAGTTGGCGGTGAGGTGGAAGAACGCCTCGGCCTTGACGCGGAAGGGCAGGTCGGCGGCGAGGATCTGCGGCAGGAGCTTGAGCGCCGTCTGCACGGAGCCCTTCGCCCAGCGGTGCTGCTGCGACTTGAAGCTGTTCATCTCCACCGGCAGTTCCGCCGGCGTGATGACGTCCTCCATGAACACGAAGCGCCAGCCGCGCAGCTGCGCGCGGTAGCTGAGGTCGAGGTCCTCTGTCAGCGTGTCGTGCTGCCAGCCGCCCGACTGCTCGATCGCGTCGCGGCGCCAGATGCCTGCCGTGCCGTTGAAGTTGAAGAAGCAGCCCGCGCGGTTGCGGCTACCGTGCTCGAGCACGAAGTGCCCGTCGAGCATGATCGCCTGGATGCGCGTGAGCGTGGAGTAGTCGGCGTTGATGTGGCCCCAGCGGGCCTGCACCATGCCCACCTGCGGGTCGGCGAACTGCGGCAGCGCGCGGCGGAGGAAGTCGGCGGGCGGCACGAAGTCGGCGTCGAAGATCGCGATGAAGCGACCGTCGGCCACCTGCATCCCCGCCTCGAGCGCGCCGGCCTTGAAGCCCGTGCGGTCGGTGCGGTGCAGGTAGGTGATGTTGAAGCCCTGGTTCTTCCAGCGGCGGACGGCCAGTGCGGCAACGTCGACGGTCTCGTCCGTCGAGTCGTCGAGCACCTGGATCTCCATCAGCTCCCGCGGGTAGTCCATGCGGCAGACCGCGTCGATGAGGCGGTCCACCACGTACATCTCGTTGAAGATCGGGAGCTGGATCGTGACGACCGGGAGCGGATCCAGTTGCGGCAGCGGTCCGGGCACGTGGTCGGCATACCGCTTGTACCAGTACACCATCACGTACCGGTGCCAGCCGTAAAACGCCAGGATGCTCAGGACGAAGAAGTACGCCGCAAGGATCGCCAGTTCAGTGAGTGTCATGGTCGGCCAGACTCCGCGCACCCGCCACTGATGACCTCGGCGAGGCACACGAAAGTGAACAGGATATCGCAGGCAACCGGCAACCGGCAACCGGCAACCGGCAACCGGCAACCGGCAACCGGCAACCCGGGCGCCGGGCTCGGAGAGCCGGCCCTACCCGTCGATGGGGTCGGTCTGCGTTGTGTGACTGCCCATGCTAAACTACGAGGTTCCGTCCGCGCCGCCCGGACCTGTCGAGCGGACGCTCACCAGCCATGCAGGCCACCACACTCCGCGCACTCGAGTTCGACCAGATCGCGGCAGTGGTGCGTTCGTACGCCGTCACGCCATTCGGCGCCGCGCGTCTGGAACGCCTGACGCCGTCCACCGAACCGGTCCGCGTGGCGGAGGCCCTCGACCTCACGGGCGAGGCCATTCTCCTGCTGCAGGACCACCAGACGCTGCCGCTCAGGGGCAACGAGACGGTCCAGGGCGCCATCGACGGGCTTGCCGTTGCGGGCGCGCCGCTCGAACCCCTTCGCCTGCTGGCGCTCGCGGACTTCTTCGATTCGGTGGACCGCTCGGCAGCGCTCGTCGAACGTGCCGCCACGCGATTGCCGGCCCTGGCGGCCGTCGCCAGGCGCGCCTCGCGATTCACCGACGAGAACGCCCGCGTGCGCAAGGCCATCAGCCAGCACGGCGAGGTCGTTGACGAGGCCAGTCCTGCCCTGGCGCACCTGCGCGACAAGCTGCGCAAACAGCGCCAGCGCCTGCGCGGCACGCTGGAGTCGTACCTGCGCGGCAGGGACACGGCCAAGTACCTGCAGGACCAGGTCATCACCGAGCGCAACGGCCGCTTCGTCATCGTCGTGCGCGCGGAGCACCGCGGGGCGATCCCCGGGCTGGTCCACGGCGCGTCGGCCAGCGGCGCCAGCCTCTACCTCGAACCGCTCAGCACCGTCGACGTCAACAACGACATCGTCGCGCTGGAGGAGCAGGAAGCGGAGGAGGTACACCGGATCCTGCTCGGCCTGACCGACGGGTACCGCGCACGGGCCGTCGACCTGCACGCCACGCTCGACGCCGCAACGGCACTCGACGAAATTCAGGCGAAGGCCCGGTTCTCCATGTCGTTCAACGGCGTCAGGCCGGCGCTGTCGCACGACGGACGGCTGGAGCTGCGCCACGCGCGGCATCCCCTGCTGATTCCGGCCGTCGCCCGGCGCGTGCCCTCCTTCGCGACGATGACGCATCCCGTCGCTACGGAGGGCAAGCCCGAGGCTGGCGTGCGCGTGCCGCGTGAGAAGGAGCCGGTGGCGAGCGACCTGCTGGTGGTCCCGCCCGCGAAGGCGCTGGTCATCACGGGGCCGAACACCGGCGGCAAGACCGTGGCGCTCAAGACGGCGGGACTGCTGGTGCTGATGGCCCAGGCGGGTCTGTTCGTGCCTGCCGAAGCCGGATCGCGGCTGCCCGTGTTCCGCAGCGTGTTTGCCGACATCGGCGACGAGCAGTCGATCGCCGCCAACCTGAGCACGTTCTCGTGGCACATGACGAGCATCGTGGCGATGGACGAGGCGCTGCGGCTCCCGGCGCTCGTGCTGCTCGACGAGGTCGGCAACGGGACCGATCCCGTGGAAGGCGGCGCGCTCGGCGTGGCCGTGATCGACCACTTCCGCCAGCGCGGCGCGGTGGTCGTGGCGACCACGCACTACGAGACGATCAAGTCGTACGCCACGAGCACGCCGGGCGTCACGTGTGCAGCGTTCGGCTTCGAACCCGGGACGTTCGCGCCGACGTACAGACTGATTTACGGGTCGCCGGGCGGGAGTCTGGCCTTCGAGATCGCGGCGCGGCTGGGCCTGCCGCGCGCCGTCCTCGACGCCGCGCACGCCTGGCGCACGGACACGGAAGTCCGCGTCTCCGAGCAGATGGCGAAGCTCGACCGCGAATTGCAGGCGCTCGACCACGAGCGGCGACTCACGAGCCAGGCTCGCGTGCAGGCGGAGGCCGCGGAGCGCCAGTTGCGCGCGCGCGAGGAGGCGCTGCGTGAACGCGAAGCCCAGTTCACGCGTAAGCTCGAACAGCGGCTGAACGAGCAGCTCCGCGATGCCAGGGCCGAGGTCGACAAGGTGGTGGCCGACCTCCGCCAGCAGGCCGCCGTCCTCGAAAAGCAGCAGCAGAAGCGGATTGCCGCACTGCCCACGGGTGTCACGGGCGAGCTCCGCTCCTCTTCCCAGGCCGCGCTCGATGCCATCGCCGGGCGTGTCCGCGAGGGCGCCGGCAGGGCTGTGCCGGCCCCAGAGGCAGACCTGCCCGGAACTGGCGCGGGAGCGTCACATGAACCGGCAAAGGTGGGGGATCGCGTGGAAGTCGGCGTGCTGCGCCTTGGCGGCGTGGTGCAGCGCATCGCCGGTGCCGACGCCGAGGTGGACGTGAACGGCAAGCGGATGCGCGTGAAAGTGGCGGATCTGCGCAGGATCGGGGGCTCGACCCAGCAGGCGGCGCCCAACGTGCGCGTCACGCTGGCCGATCGCGGCGAACACGTCAACGGCGCAGACCTGAACGTGATCGGTTGCACCGTCGACGAGGCCATCGACCGCGCGGACAAGTTCCTCGACGAGGCGGCGGTGCAGGACCTGCGCAGCGTGCGCGTGATCCACGGCCACGGAACGGGCAGGCTGCGGCAGGCGTTGAGTGGATATCTCGCCGCGCATCCGCTCGTCCTGCGTGCCGCGCCGGCACCGCACGACATGGGTGGTGCGGCGGTGACGCTCGTCGAACTGCGGGACTAGGTCGGCCACGTGCGTTACGGGCGGGAACTGGTCGATCAGGTCCGGCACGCCGCCGACATCGTGGCGGTGATTCAGGAGTACGTGCCCCTCAAGAAGGCGGGGACGACGTACAAGGGGTTGTGTCCGTTTCATGGGGAGCGCACGCCGTCGTTCACCGTGAACCGCGACAAGGGTTTCTTCCACTGCTTCGGGTGCGGGCAGGGCGGAGACGTCTTCAAGTTCGTGGAGCTCCAGGAGGGCGTGGGGTTCCAGGACGCGGTGAAGCGGGTGGCGGCGCGCTTCGGGATCACGCTCCCCGAAGCCCCGACGTCGCCCGAGGCGCAGGCGGAGGAAGCCGAGCGCGAAGCGCTGCTCAAGGCGCACGAACTGGCGCGGGCGTTCTATGCCGCGCAGCTCGAGACGCCGGCCGGCGCGGCGGCGCGCGACCTCCTGCAGCGGCGCGACGTCGGGCAGGAGGCCGTCGCGACGTTCGGTATCGGGTACGCTCCCCCGTCGCGCGACGCGCTGGTGCGACACCTGCGGCAGCAGGGATTCGCGCCGGCGCAACTGGTGCGCGGCGGTCTCGCCTTCCAGCGAGACGATGGGTCGGTGGTGGACCGGTTCAGGAACCGGCTGCTCTTCCCCATCCACAGGGAGGGCGGGTCCGTGGTGGCGTTCGGCGGGCGGGCGATGGCCGACGATCAGGTGCCGAAGTACCTGAATTCGCCGGAAACGCCGCTCTACACGAAGGGGCGCGTGCTCTACGGGTTGCACCTGAGCAAGCACGCCATCCGGAAGGCCGGCCGCGTCGTCATGATGGAGGGGTACTTCGACGTCATCCAGGCCTGGCAGGGCGGGGTGACCAACAGCGTGGCGTCGAGCGGCACCGCGCTCACGCAGGCGCAGGCACAGACGCTGCGGCGGTTCGCGTCGCAGGTGGTGCTGAGTTTCGATGCCGACGGGGCCGGCCAGAACGCGGCGGTCAAGTCGGGCGATCTCCTGGTGGCGGAAGGCTTCCAGGTGGGGGTGGCCCTGCTGCCGGAGGGCGAAGACCCCGATACGTACGTGCGGCGGGCCGGCGGAGACGCGTACCGCGCGCGGGTCGAGGAAGCGAGGC
Proteins encoded in this region:
- a CDS encoding glycosyltransferase family 2 protein gives rise to the protein MTLTELAILAAYFFVLSILAFYGWHRYVMVYWYKRYADHVPGPLPQLDPLPVVTIQLPIFNEMYVVDRLIDAVCRMDYPRELMEIQVLDDSTDETVDVAALAVRRWKNQGFNITYLHRTDRTGFKAGALEAGMQVADGRFIAIFDADFVPPADFLRRALPQFADPQVGMVQARWGHINADYSTLTRIQAIMLDGHFVLEHGSRNRAGCFFNFNGTAGIWRRDAIEQSGGWQHDTLTEDLDLSYRAQLRGWRFVFMEDVITPAELPVEMNSFKSQQHRWAKGSVQTALKLLPQILAADLPFRVKAEAFFHLTANFNYLLMVALCVLMFPSMYVRYNMGWSEMLLIDIPLFFAATFSVVNFYAFSQMQAYPQTWTERIKYLPLLMAVGIGLSINNTRAVIEAIAGRQTEFVRTPKHGVERTGDDWAGKKYHQMMLWQPLAEVALGLYFTFTVVYALVNGIYGTLPFLVLFQVGFLYPGLTSLFQQFGGDEAVLSTQIAGE
- a CDS encoding Smr/MutS family protein — translated: MQATTLRALEFDQIAAVVRSYAVTPFGAARLERLTPSTEPVRVAEALDLTGEAILLLQDHQTLPLRGNETVQGAIDGLAVAGAPLEPLRLLALADFFDSVDRSAALVERAATRLPALAAVARRASRFTDENARVRKAISQHGEVVDEASPALAHLRDKLRKQRQRLRGTLESYLRGRDTAKYLQDQVITERNGRFVIVVRAEHRGAIPGLVHGASASGASLYLEPLSTVDVNNDIVALEEQEAEEVHRILLGLTDGYRARAVDLHATLDAATALDEIQAKARFSMSFNGVRPALSHDGRLELRHARHPLLIPAVARRVPSFATMTHPVATEGKPEAGVRVPREKEPVASDLLVVPPAKALVITGPNTGGKTVALKTAGLLVLMAQAGLFVPAEAGSRLPVFRSVFADIGDEQSIAANLSTFSWHMTSIVAMDEALRLPALVLLDEVGNGTDPVEGGALGVAVIDHFRQRGAVVVATTHYETIKSYATSTPGVTCAAFGFEPGTFAPTYRLIYGSPGGSLAFEIAARLGLPRAVLDAAHAWRTDTEVRVSEQMAKLDRELQALDHERRLTSQARVQAEAAERQLRAREEALREREAQFTRKLEQRLNEQLRDARAEVDKVVADLRQQAAVLEKQQQKRIAALPTGVTGELRSSSQAALDAIAGRVREGAGRAVPAPEADLPGTGAGASHEPAKVGDRVEVGVLRLGGVVQRIAGADAEVDVNGKRMRVKVADLRRIGGSTQQAAPNVRVTLADRGEHVNGADLNVIGCTVDEAIDRADKFLDEAAVQDLRSVRVIHGHGTGRLRQALSGYLAAHPLVLRAAPAPHDMGGAAVTLVELRD
- a CDS encoding DNA primase, translating into MRYGRELVDQVRHAADIVAVIQEYVPLKKAGTTYKGLCPFHGERTPSFTVNRDKGFFHCFGCGQGGDVFKFVELQEGVGFQDAVKRVAARFGITLPEAPTSPEAQAEEAEREALLKAHELARAFYAAQLETPAGAAARDLLQRRDVGQEAVATFGIGYAPPSRDALVRHLRQQGFAPAQLVRGGLAFQRDDGSVVDRFRNRLLFPIHREGGSVVAFGGRAMADDQVPKYLNSPETPLYTKGRVLYGLHLSKHAIRKAGRVVMMEGYFDVIQAWQGGVTNSVASSGTALTQAQAQTLRRFASQVVLSFDADGAGQNAAVKSGDLLVAEGFQVGVALLPEGEDPDTYVRRAGGDAYRARVEEARPYLDFVLDRAVSRHDVKDPNGRMAFLNEMLAVAARIPEALARDQFADRLAHRAQVGEDTVRQEIRKAAVTRQEQLPDSARRASMPGVTRAERELIVGVLNTPGEAMLAMDALEDADLEPLRTGRLLRLVLTTDVQDPAQMPARILAGLTEEERRWVTGLRMSAGVVATPQECVRAIRVLRLERERGDVQREIDRLQDTGGAASTARIMELWTRKKELLAQIESLA